The Edaphobacter flagellatus sequence TCCGCCGTAGGAGCCACCCGCGGCTTCGACCGCTTTGCGAATCCGTTCGCGGAATTCGGCGGTCTTGTCGCGCAACTGCTCATCCGAGAGGGCCTGCATGGACGGTTCAAGCGCGTTAATCTGCGCGATGATGGGCATCAGGCGCTTGACGGCGCGTTCATTACTGGTACCGAAGACTTTTGCTATGACTGAGTTGAACAAAACCTGTGTCCTTCATGGGGGCGCATTTCCACCCGATACCAGTGTAAATGGTTCTGGTGCACGTTGGGGCGAGGAGGGGTGCGCCGGGCGGAATCGTTGCGCTGAGCATTTCAGCAGCAGCGCGGCTGACACCTGACGGTGATCTCGGCTACTCTCGGTGATAGAGGAGAATTTTACAGATGCGGAAGATCCTTTTGTCGGCAGCACTGATTGCAGCAACGATGAGCTCAGCGGCGTTCGCGCAGAGCGGAGCGGTGAAGCGGGTTGGCGATGCGAAGTCGCTGTTCAGCTCGGCCGTGTGGGTAGGAGATACGTTGTATCTGTCGGGTACGATGGCCCCCGTGGACTACCAACCAGACAAGGCCAAGGGAACGCCTGCCGGATACAACGGCGATACGAAAGCCCAGGCGATCGGCGCACTGAAAGCGATTGAGAAGCAGTTGCAGTCGCAGGGTCTTGGGCTTGGAGACATCGTCCAGATGCAGGCCTACCTGACGGGCGACCCTGCGAAGGGCGGAGAGATGGACGTGGAAGGCTGGAATGAGGCTTACAAGCAGTTCTTCGGCACGGCCGAGCAGCCCAATAAGCCGGTCCGGGCCACGGTGCAGGTTGCCAAGCTGGTGCTGCCTACCGGCCGCATCGAGATCATGGTGATTGCTGCAAAGCCGCATTCAGCAAAGTAAGCCAGCGAGTCAAGCAAAGATGGGCGGCCCTTAGTGGCCGCCCATTTGTTCTGGATCGGGTTTTGCGCGTTTTTCCGGCAGGCGCATCACGAAGGGAAGCGGCACCAGACAAAGGATGATAACGGAGAGCACGAAGAAGGCATTTTTGTAACTCAGCATGGATGCCTGGCGAAGCATCTCCTGGTAGGCGCGGCCGACGGCGAGTTGCGAGGCAGCCGCCGCGGAGACGCCTTGTGTGATGAGATGTTGCCTGACCGCGTCAATGTAGAGACGGAACTGGGGACTTCCTTGAATAACATTCGCGGCCAGAGCTGACTGATGAACCTGTGCCGTGCGGGCGATGAAGGTCGTCAACAACGCAGTGCCTACGCTGCCGCCAAGGTTGCGGGCAAAGTTCGAAAGACTGGAGATCTGGTTCGTCTTGTTGGCTGGAACGCCCACGTAGTTCAGTGTGCTGATAGGAATAAAGATGAATGGCAGCCCAACGACCTGCAACATGCGCCATAAAGTGACGGTGCCGTAGCTGGTATTCAGGTCAAGGCGCGTGAGGTTGTAGATGCCCACAGCCGTTGCGACGTAGCCGAGCGCGACCATCACGCGCGGATCGCCTTTGCCCAGCGTGCGCCCGGCGACGGCCATCATGATCATCATGACGAAGCCTGCTGGCGAAAGCACCATGCCTGCGCGTTCGGCGGTATAGCCCAGAAGCACTTGAAGGTACTGCGGAATGAGCACGGTCGAACCGAACAGCACCATGCCCAGAATGAGCTGCAGGAAGACCGCAGTGCCGAAGTTGCGGTTCTTAAGCAATTTGAGATCGACGATGGGGTGGGAGTGGTTCCACTCCCAGATGGCGAAGACGATGAGGAGCACAGCCGCAAGTGAGGCGAAGGTGACGATCATCGGCGAGCCAAACCAATCCTTCTCCTGACCTTTGTCGAGCGTGAACTCAAGAAAGCCGACGCCTGCTGCGACGAGGCCAAGGCCGAAGAAGTCCACTTTCTCGTTGCGTGCCTCTTTCATGCGAGCCTTCAGGTGCGGCGGGTCTTCCACCATGCGGTTCGATAGATAGAGCGAGAGCAGGCCGATAGGAAGGTTGATGAAGAAGATCCAGTGCCAGTTGAAGTTGTCGGTAATCCAGCCACCGAGCGTTGGCCCGATAGCGGGAGCGACGACGACGGCCATGCCATAAACGGCGAAGGCCTGCCCGCGCTTCTCGATAGGGAAAGTGTCGGCGAGGATGGCCTGTTCGCTGGGAGCGAGTCCGCCTCCGCCAGCGCCTTGTAGAATGCGCGCAAAGACGAGGAAGGGAAGCGATTGTGCGACGCCGCAGAGCAGCGAGCAGACGGTAAAGAGCAGCACGCAGCTCATGTAGAAGCGCTTGCGCCCGAAACGGTTCGACAGCCAGCCTGAGATGGGAAGCACGATAGCGCTGGAGACCAGATAGCTGGTCAGCACCCACGTCGCTTCCTCCTGGCTGGCACCAAGCGTTCCCGCAATGTGAGGAAGCGCAACGTTGGCGATGGAGGTATCGAGAACCTCCATGAAGGTGGCAAGCGTCACCGTCAGCGCCACAGCCCAGGGATTATGGCTGGGCTTCCAGAGAGCTGGAGTGAGCGCCGGGGATGTTGCCGTCGATGCCATATCAGTCTCCTGATATGATATCAGGAGACTGATATGGTTGCTGGAAAAACAAAACGTCAGACGGAGACTCGATCGGCTGCGCAAAAGATGAAGCGCATCCTCATCCACCTTCGCGGGCAGATGGATGAGCAGCTCCGTCCGCAGGGTGTCACCATAGCCCAGTTGCAGATGCTGAAGATGATCCAGAAGGAACCAGGCGTCTCAGGGGCTGGTTTGGCGCGGGCCTGTTTCATCACGCCGCAGTCGGCTCAGGCGTTGCTGAAGAGCCTTGAAGAGGATGGCTGGATCAGGCGCGAGAAGGATAAGGTCAACGATCGCATTCGCATCGCGAGCATTACGCCGAGTGGAGAGAAGCTGCTTGCAGAGGCGGAGAGCGCCGCTCTCGTCATTGAAAACAAAATCTGGCGCGGTATCCCGGATAGTTCAGTAAAAACGTTGAATGAAATTCTGGCGCAGTGTCTTGAGAATCTGGGTCTTGATGCCGAGTAGCTATGCTCTGGCTATTTGGCGTTATGAAAGATTGCCTGATTGATATCGGGCCAGAATTCCTTGAAGACGAAGGTTCCGGCATCGATTCCGATATTCAATCCCCAGCGCTGCGCAGTATTGCCGAACGTGCGCTGGCTTTGCGGATAGTACAGATTGGAGAGGCCAGCGGCGGCTCCTGAGCCGATCACCTCGCCGGCATTAAAGGTTGGCTTACCGCTGTCGGAGCGAGTCACCACAACGCGCTCCAGCGAATATTTCGTCCGCTTGAGAAAGCCTCCATTCCCAAGCGTGTAGTAGCGCGTATCTTCATGCGCAATGGCCGGAACGATGAATTCTACCGCGTAGTTCTCGATGGTCTGATCGACGAAGGCATGCCAGTAGTAGCGACCGTAAGCCGCGCCGCCCGAGTGAAACTCCGGCACCGAGTTGACCCCAAGCGAATAGCCCGCGAGTACAGATGGAAGGACAAAAGAGGAGTAGTCGAAGCTGTCCTGCGATGCCGTAATGAACTTCTCTTTAACCGATTGAGGCGGCAGCTTTGTATTGGCACTCACGGCGCGGAAGTTGGGAATAATGCCAAGGATGCGTTTGGTCTGCTGACCATCCTGTACCTGGCCATTATCGGGACCGGTGGACTGACCAGGAAGAGCCCCGGCTGGGCTGACACCCGGAGCATCGGGCAAAGTGGCCATCGCGAGATTCTGCGCGTGCAGACGGGCTTGACTGAGACAAAGACTAAGTACGACACCGGCCAGGAGCGCGAAGCGCAGAGGTTTATTCATAGGGAAACACGCATCTGTATACATAGACGCTATAGTAGTGATGTTCGTTACGGCGCTTTGGTTTCATTTGTTCCGGTGCTTTTCGCGCGCTATGCCTTGATTGCCTTGAAGCGCAGCCTTACATAGTCAGCGATCCAATTGCCGTCGTGATCACGCAAAATAGGCTCGAGCAGAGCAACAGTGCGCGTGATCACCTTTGTCCGTTCGTCCGCCTCAATCTGCTGCAGTACACCGTTGCGGAAAGTCCTCAGCCACGCTTCCATGCCTTTGGAAAGCGGAGTCGGGCGCGGAATCAGCTCGATGCATTCGATTGTGAAACCGGCTTGTTCAAGCAGGCGGCGGTAAACCGCAGGCGAAGGATAGAAGGAGGCCGCAGCCGTCTCTGTATCGATGCCATAAGGTTCAAAGACGGCGGATAAGGCCGTGCGAATGGCGGCGATGTTGCCCTGGCCTCCCATCTCGGCGATGAAGCGGCCTCCGGGAGTAAGTGCTCGATAAATACAGCCAAGCAACGCAGGATGCCTATCCTGCGAAAGCCAATGCAGTGCGGCATTCGAAAAGACAGCCTCGAACTGTTGAGCGTAGAGAAGTGCATCCGCACTGTGCATCTCGACATCCAGCCCGCGCGCACGTGCAGCTTCGAGCATCGCCGGAGAATTGTCGACGCCTGTAACGATGGCCCCACTGGCTGCCAGCTGCGCGGTAAGAGCACCATCGCCGCAACCGATATCGAGGATGCGTTCTCCTGGCTGAGGATGCAGAAGGGCGACAACTTCCTTCGCAAGATCTGCAACGAAACGCCCGTTGATGGCATAGTCAGTCGTATTCCACTGTTGCGCGAGTGTCTTTGGCTCGAGGGTTTCCATATTTCTATTATGGCGCGCCTGCAACGTCTCGAATTTATTCGTCATTCGGAAGCGATGATTGAGTGCTTCTGGAGTGATGACACGCGGTATCCGCCGCAAGTCAAAGCAGATGCTAACAAGTGTTTTGATGAATTGCCGATAACTAAATCCAAGGTGATCTCAGCACTCAAATGAACGATAAATTTATGACGCATCAGGCGCTCAAACTCAGGCGTTGAACAGCTTCCAATGCCCTTCGGATACGACTTCGACTATGCCGTCGGTCACTTTGATCGCAGTCTGATCGTCAATTGCATACGACGGCACGGGAATCGTGGCGGCCAATTTTTCCAGATTGGCTAAAGAGTTCTCTGGGAACTGCTCCTGATCCAGATGCGGATGAATCGCGAAATCAACCAGTCCCAGCGCTTTGTCGCTATCAGTTGGCAGAGTATGGCCGTCATGGGTCGTTCCGTACCGAGTCATCACCATACTCCCGGCACTCAACCCTACGTAGACTGTCTTCCGCAGCAGCGACGGCAACAGATCCGCCAGTCCGGAATGCCGCATCCAATACGTGAGGTACTGGCAATCGCCCCCTCCGACCAGCAGGGCGTCGGCATCCTGCAGCATGGGAACCCAATAATCTTTCTTGATGCTGGGCAGCGCAGTGAGCTCCAGCACGCCGAGCGACTTCCAGCCCAGGTCGCAAAAGGGATCACCAAGTAGTCCGCGTATGACTCTGCTTGCTATGTCAGGACCATCGGGCAAGGCGTATATCGCGGTAGGGATAAAAAGAGCGCTCGCTTCGGCAACCGGTTTGCCTAGCAGTTCGACCAGTGCATCTTGAATGCTCGCGTTGCTGATACCGGCAGAAGTGAGAAGAAGTCTCATAGTTCGTGTCCATCATCATACTGAGCTCGAATGAAGAGTCACTCTACCCATTCTTCGTGAGAAATAGCCATGCGCCTATCGAGAGAGGCGAACGCAGCAGGTAGGTTTATGGGGGCTAGTAAGGTGTGGGGATAGACTGGGCCGAACTTGTAATGGAGGGCTACCTCGATCTGGGTATCTCGCTGCGGCCGGGTATAGCGGAGGTAGACGGCGAAGCGCCACCTGCATAATCTTCCCAAATTGGGTGTATTGAGCTAGCTTGAACTAGCGGTGGCGATGATTAGACAGAGTATGCAGAGAGAGGGAAAGGGAGGCTTATAGGACCCTATTGGGTAAGTTGACCCCAGATTGACCCTTGATATGGCTAATTGGTTGCGGGGGCCTGCAATGCCTCGAATTTGCTGTGGATGAGGTTTCGTCGGGAGGTTGTTCGCCATGTGGCATAGCTGTATCAGTCAGGAATCAAAGCCTTTATACAAAATATGAATGCCGCCCGAAGGCGGCATCCGATTACCCTGGGCACATATCGACGGAGCGACAGGGGTTCACCAAGGTTTACTGAGCCAGTATAGCACCGTTCGATACCATGGAGTAGATGCCACCATTTGAATATTCAGCGGCGAACCTGAACGAGATTGAAAGAACGCTGTCTCGTGATCGCCTCCGGCCCTATCACGTAAGCGTAGGCGGAAACATTGAACTGGCCGTTCGGCTCTATGAACAAAATACCCTTCTCTCGGAATCCCTCTACGGCATCTTGCAGGGGCTGGAAGTCGCATTCCGCAACACAATCCACTCTCAACTTGCGGCAGATTATGGCCGGACTGAGTGGTATGACACGCTGAAATTGGAGCCGGAGCAGGGTGCGATGTTGCGGAAAGCGAAAGAGACCTTAAATAAGGAAGGAAAGTCCCTTGATGCAGGTCGGGTTGTTGCCGAACTATCCTTTGGTTTTTGGACAGGTTTGACCGGACCCAAGTATGACGTGCTGTGGCGGAATCACCTAGTCAAAATTTTCCCTCACCGCCCTGTTCAACGCGCTCATGTCCAGGCCCGGCTGAATAGCATCCGCAAGCTACGCAATCGGGTGGCTCATCATGAACCAATACTGAGCCGTCCTTTGCAGAAGGACGTGAATCAGATCCTTGACCTGATTTCATGGATGAGTCCGGTTACGGCCCGGTGGGCGCGCAGCAATAGTTCTTTCGATGAGCGGTATGCGAGATACCGACAGATCTTTCCATTGAGTAGTGGCATACGGCCATGACTCCGCCTCATCCCATCACTTGCATGACCGCCTCTGGGTTGCTTCGAGTGGACGACCTGCATCAGGCCGGCTAGTCCGACCCTCTGGCTTGGCTCTGGAGGAAGGGGAGACGCCAACAGCACGGCGTCTCCCAGAGAGCCGTTCCATGTCCGTGATCTTCGCGGACATGGAACGGAATACCGATAAGCAGACCGCTGCTCATACCTATGGATTGCTGGTGTTCCCCGTAAAGCTGTAGCAACCTACTTTAACAATGTTCCCTCACGAATCTCGTCCGAAGCCCGCTTGACTACCTTTTGGTCGGCGGCAATTTGACCTTGGATAGAAACATTCTCGCCGACCGCCGGTCCTTTTCGCACATTAACCCAACGTGCTCTACCATTGACCGAAGTAATAACGAAAGTTCGTTCGGTCGTCGTCGCGACGCTTGTGGCAGGAACAAAGAGAAGATTCTCTCCAGCGCCAACCGGCCAATCAACCGTTGGGTACATACCAGGAGCCAGGCTTCCGTCTTTGTTGTACACATCGAGTTCAACCATCATTGCTCGGCTCTGTTGATCAAGAGCGTTAGGGATTCGCGCGACCTTCGCCGCATAGCTTCTTCCCGGATGCGCTGGAACATGGAACACTGCCGACATCCCTTTTGAGACAGAGCCGGTATAGGTCTCAGGAACAGGAACAATCAATCTCAAATGAGCGACCTGCTGAAGTTTGAGCATCGGGGTATGGCCGCCATCAATCAGCATTCCAGGATTTACGAAACGGTCAGTAATCATTCCATCAAACGGAGCGGTCACACGGAGATAAGATTCCATCGCCTG is a genomic window containing:
- a CDS encoding Type 1 glutamine amidotransferase-like domain-containing protein, which translates into the protein MRLLLTSAGISNASIQDALVELLGKPVAEASALFIPTAIYALPDGPDIASRVIRGLLGDPFCDLGWKSLGVLELTALPSIKKDYWVPMLQDADALLVGGGDCQYLTYWMRHSGLADLLPSLLRKTVYVGLSAGSMVMTRYGTTHDGHTLPTDSDKALGLVDFAIHPHLDQEQFPENSLANLEKLAATIPVPSYAIDDQTAIKVTDGIVEVVSEGHWKLFNA
- a CDS encoding efflux RND transporter periplasmic adaptor subunit; the encoded protein is MSIHKRICLLFPMVCWLPAFSQSSAHVEMVKVESRSSARTVPLTAELAPFLQTDIEARSPGYVEKVLVDRGSLVHKGQLLVQLSAPEINSQTAVSEANLHQAEAEVAQAEAQAAAAESTAAKLQEAAKTPGAVAGNELLQAQKQKDAAQALADSRKAAVKTAKEHLQASQAMESYLRVTAPFDGMITDRFVNPGMLIDGGHTPMLKLQQVAHLRLIVPVPETYTGSVSKGMSAVFHVPAHPGRSYAAKVARIPNALDQQSRAMMVELDVYNKDGSLAPGMYPTVDWPVGAGENLLFVPATSVATTTERTFVITSVNGRARWVNVRKGPAVGENVSIQGQIAADQKVVKRASDEIREGTLLK
- a CDS encoding Rid family hydrolase, producing MRKILLSAALIAATMSSAAFAQSGAVKRVGDAKSLFSSAVWVGDTLYLSGTMAPVDYQPDKAKGTPAGYNGDTKAQAIGALKAIEKQLQSQGLGLGDIVQMQAYLTGDPAKGGEMDVEGWNEAYKQFFGTAEQPNKPVRATVQVAKLVLPTGRIEIMVIAAKPHSAK
- a CDS encoding MarR family winged helix-turn-helix transcriptional regulator; the encoded protein is MVAGKTKRQTETRSAAQKMKRILIHLRGQMDEQLRPQGVTIAQLQMLKMIQKEPGVSGAGLARACFITPQSAQALLKSLEEDGWIRREKDKVNDRIRIASITPSGEKLLAEAESAALVIENKIWRGIPDSSVKTLNEILAQCLENLGLDAE
- a CDS encoding class I SAM-dependent methyltransferase; this translates as METLEPKTLAQQWNTTDYAINGRFVADLAKEVVALLHPQPGERILDIGCGDGALTAQLAASGAIVTGVDNSPAMLEAARARGLDVEMHSADALLYAQQFEAVFSNAALHWLSQDRHPALLGCIYRALTPGGRFIAEMGGQGNIAAIRTALSAVFEPYGIDTETAAASFYPSPAVYRRLLEQAGFTIECIELIPRPTPLSKGMEAWLRTFRNGVLQQIEADERTKVITRTVALLEPILRDHDGNWIADYVRLRFKAIKA
- a CDS encoding Abi family protein, coding for MPPFEYSAANLNEIERTLSRDRLRPYHVSVGGNIELAVRLYEQNTLLSESLYGILQGLEVAFRNTIHSQLAADYGRTEWYDTLKLEPEQGAMLRKAKETLNKEGKSLDAGRVVAELSFGFWTGLTGPKYDVLWRNHLVKIFPHRPVQRAHVQARLNSIRKLRNRVAHHEPILSRPLQKDVNQILDLISWMSPVTARWARSNSSFDERYARYRQIFPLSSGIRP
- a CDS encoding DHA2 family efflux MFS transporter permease subunit, producing the protein MASTATSPALTPALWKPSHNPWAVALTVTLATFMEVLDTSIANVALPHIAGTLGASQEEATWVLTSYLVSSAIVLPISGWLSNRFGRKRFYMSCVLLFTVCSLLCGVAQSLPFLVFARILQGAGGGGLAPSEQAILADTFPIEKRGQAFAVYGMAVVVAPAIGPTLGGWITDNFNWHWIFFINLPIGLLSLYLSNRMVEDPPHLKARMKEARNEKVDFFGLGLVAAGVGFLEFTLDKGQEKDWFGSPMIVTFASLAAVLLIVFAIWEWNHSHPIVDLKLLKNRNFGTAVFLQLILGMVLFGSTVLIPQYLQVLLGYTAERAGMVLSPAGFVMMIMMAVAGRTLGKGDPRVMVALGYVATAVGIYNLTRLDLNTSYGTVTLWRMLQVVGLPFIFIPISTLNYVGVPANKTNQISSLSNFARNLGGSVGTALLTTFIARTAQVHQSALAANVIQGSPQFRLYIDAVRQHLITQGVSAAAASQLAVGRAYQEMLRQASMLSYKNAFFVLSVIILCLVPLPFVMRLPEKRAKPDPEQMGGH